In a genomic window of Halorussus salilacus:
- a CDS encoding M28 family peptidase translates to MTTLPTALVGDAYTSTHSWDLLSDLVDIDNRMAGQEGEAEGAKLVKAAFEGHGLRDATITEFGIPGWWRGDCSLTVESDRTHVFDERYQLVELPGTPSGEVTAEIVDVGYGLPEDFEEADLEGKIAMASSLTPDGYGRWIHRAEKYYAAANAGADAFLFYNHIEGCLPPTGSIGEEDGPGPIPAVGVSKEVGDRLVRYCEGGAVEADLSVECRNEPTQSRNVEAVVGPDTDQEVLLTAHVDAHDVGEGANDNGVGTVLVSEVGRLLAEIEDDLETRVRLLVFGAEEVGLFGAYHWVETHDRDRVKSIVNVDGAGYSRNLDIYTHGFDPIGEAFREVADELAVPIEVSDDIRPHSDHWPFVQEGIAGAQARSKSGESGRGWGHTHGDTLDKLDLRDLRELAVGLAAGVVKLAERDREVQHKPVSEIRDATVEEGFEEGMRNTGSWPFDDE, encoded by the coding sequence ATGACGACCCTACCCACAGCACTCGTCGGCGACGCGTACACGAGCACCCACTCGTGGGACCTCCTCTCGGACCTCGTCGACATCGACAACCGGATGGCCGGACAGGAGGGCGAGGCCGAGGGGGCCAAACTGGTGAAGGCGGCCTTCGAGGGCCACGGTCTCCGCGACGCGACCATCACCGAGTTCGGGATTCCCGGCTGGTGGCGCGGGGACTGCTCGCTGACCGTCGAGAGCGACCGAACCCACGTCTTCGACGAGCGCTACCAGCTGGTCGAACTCCCCGGCACCCCGAGCGGCGAGGTGACCGCCGAAATCGTCGACGTGGGCTACGGTCTGCCCGAGGACTTCGAGGAGGCCGATTTGGAGGGCAAGATAGCGATGGCCTCCAGCCTCACCCCCGACGGCTACGGCCGATGGATTCACCGGGCCGAGAAGTACTACGCCGCCGCCAACGCCGGTGCCGACGCCTTCCTCTTCTACAACCACATCGAGGGCTGTCTCCCGCCGACCGGGAGCATCGGCGAAGAGGACGGTCCCGGCCCGATTCCCGCGGTCGGCGTCAGCAAGGAGGTCGGCGACCGCCTCGTCCGGTACTGCGAGGGCGGCGCGGTCGAGGCCGACCTCTCTGTCGAGTGTCGCAACGAACCCACCCAGTCGCGCAACGTCGAGGCCGTCGTCGGTCCCGACACGGACCAAGAGGTCCTGCTGACCGCCCACGTCGACGCCCACGACGTGGGCGAGGGCGCGAACGACAACGGGGTCGGCACGGTCCTCGTCTCGGAGGTGGGCCGCCTGCTCGCCGAAATCGAGGACGACCTCGAAACGAGGGTCCGCCTCCTCGTCTTCGGGGCCGAGGAGGTCGGCCTCTTCGGCGCGTACCACTGGGTCGAGACCCACGACCGCGACCGCGTGAAGTCCATCGTCAACGTCGACGGCGCGGGCTACTCGCGGAACCTCGATATCTACACCCACGGCTTCGACCCCATCGGCGAGGCCTTCCGGGAGGTCGCCGACGAGCTCGCCGTGCCCATCGAGGTGAGCGACGACATCCGACCCCACAGCGACCACTGGCCGTTCGTTCAGGAGGGCATCGCCGGGGCACAGGCCCGCTCGAAGTCCGGCGAGAGCGGCCGCGGCTGGGGACACACCCACGGCGACACCCTCGACAAGCTCGACCTCCGGGACCTCCGGGAGCTCGCGGTCGGCCTCGCGGCGGGCGTGGTGAAGCTCGCCGAACGCGACCGGGAGGTCCAGCACAAGCCCGTCTCCGAGATTCGGGACGCCACCGTCGAGGAGGGCTTCGAGGAGGGGATGCGCAACACCGGAAGCTGGCCGTTCGACGACGAGTGA
- a CDS encoding Rid family hydrolase: MQVIETDDAPEPGGAYSQGIVGDGRAYVSGQVGLDPETGDLAGDGGRGRPRRSLPGRGRRGRVARLTGPAGERGPVSNPSAIRRERGESPRVPGFR; the protein is encoded by the coding sequence ATGCAAGTCATCGAAACCGACGACGCGCCCGAACCCGGCGGCGCGTACTCGCAGGGAATCGTCGGGGACGGCCGCGCGTACGTCTCCGGGCAGGTCGGCCTCGACCCCGAGACGGGCGACCTCGCTGGCGACGGTGGGCGTGGCCGACCTCGCCGGTCCCTTCCGGGTCGAGGTAGACGCGGTCGTGTCGCTCGACTGACCGGTCCGGCGGGTGAACGGGGCCCCGTCTCGAACCCCTCGGCGATTCGCCGCGAGCGCGGCGAATCGCCGAGAGTCCCGGGCTTCCGGTAA
- a CDS encoding RPA12/RPB9/RPC11 RNA polymerase family protein — translation MQFCDECGSLMHTEGERWVCRSCENEEPRDSQAEAAMTTQDGQRDDGAPAVADATQGSTETMQEPCPAEDCDGDRADYEMMPKPGGSYEVRLFTCVECGHKWRES, via the coding sequence ATGCAATTCTGTGACGAGTGTGGGTCGCTGATGCACACCGAGGGCGAGAGATGGGTGTGTCGCTCCTGTGAGAACGAGGAGCCCCGGGACTCGCAAGCAGAAGCGGCGATGACGACACAGGACGGACAGCGGGACGACGGGGCACCCGCCGTGGCCGACGCGACTCAGGGCTCCACCGAGACGATGCAGGAGCCCTGTCCGGCCGAGGACTGCGACGGCGACCGAGCCGACTACGAGATGATGCCGAAGCCGGGCGGGTCCTACGAGGTTCGGCTGTTCACCTGCGTCGAGTGCGGCCACAAGTGGCGCGAATCCTGA
- a CDS encoding threonine ammonia-lyase, giving the protein MPEYEPVESPDETTIFPYHDVTPPTTRDIYEAREVVEEYVPRTPLVRSENLSAELDADVYLKREDVLPTRSFKIRGFYNLVADLDEEFRETGLITSSMGNHGQGMATAAREFGVPATIVVPETLENPTKIQNMERLGATVRKCGRDVDEAREVAEGLAAEEGYRYVHGGNEPHLIAGRASAGLEVMEDCPEVDVLINPVGGGSSAAAYCLTVGKLLGADVVGVQATGADAVYRAWSEGVIEVQEEADTFAEGIKTRTPFGLPLEIMREHLADMVLVEDDDLRDAIYRLLTADSVLAEGAAATSVAGALSLGDELAGETVVLPISGGNLSTAKLKEILDSRA; this is encoded by the coding sequence ATGCCCGAATACGAACCGGTCGAGTCTCCGGACGAGACCACCATCTTCCCGTACCACGACGTGACGCCGCCGACGACCCGCGATATCTACGAAGCCCGCGAGGTCGTCGAGGAGTACGTCCCCCGCACCCCGCTGGTGCGAAGCGAGAACCTCTCGGCAGAACTCGACGCCGACGTCTACCTCAAGCGCGAGGACGTGCTGCCCACCCGGTCGTTCAAGATTCGGGGGTTCTACAACCTCGTCGCCGACCTCGACGAGGAGTTCCGCGAGACCGGTCTCATCACGTCGAGCATGGGCAATCACGGGCAGGGGATGGCGACCGCCGCCCGCGAGTTCGGCGTGCCCGCGACCATCGTCGTACCCGAGACGCTCGAAAACCCCACCAAGATACAGAACATGGAGCGACTCGGCGCGACCGTCCGCAAGTGCGGCCGGGACGTGGACGAGGCCCGCGAGGTCGCTGAGGGACTCGCCGCCGAGGAGGGGTATCGGTACGTTCACGGCGGCAACGAACCCCACCTCATCGCGGGCCGGGCGAGCGCGGGCCTCGAAGTGATGGAGGACTGTCCCGAGGTGGACGTGCTCATCAATCCGGTCGGCGGCGGGTCCAGCGCCGCGGCGTACTGTCTCACGGTCGGCAAGCTCCTCGGTGCCGACGTGGTCGGGGTGCAGGCGACCGGCGCGGACGCCGTCTATCGGGCGTGGAGCGAGGGCGTCATCGAGGTCCAGGAGGAGGCCGACACCTTCGCCGAGGGCATCAAGACCCGGACGCCGTTCGGCCTCCCGCTCGAAATCATGCGCGAGCACCTCGCCGACATGGTGCTGGTCGAGGACGACGACCTCCGGGACGCCATCTACCGCCTGCTCACTGCGGACTCGGTACTCGCGGAGGGCGCGGCCGCGACCAGCGTCGCGGGCGCGCTCTCGCTCGGCGACGAACTCGCGGGCGAGACGGTGGTGCTCCCCATCTCGGGCGGGAACCTCTCGACCGCGAAGCTGAAGGAGATTCTGGACTCGCGGGCGTAG
- the arsN2 gene encoding arsenic resistance N-acetyltransferase ArsN2 encodes MTRLVPLRDADADLDWIRSLLEREGLPTRDLGEKADRFFVGVADEEAVGVGAVEVHGDSGLLRSVAVAEAHRGEGVGTSICAGLEARAAETGVEELYLLTTTASDFFDALGYGEVPRESAPSAIRETTEFAELCPDSAVCMRKVIE; translated from the coding sequence ATGACCCGACTGGTACCCCTCCGAGACGCCGACGCCGACCTCGACTGGATCCGGTCGCTACTGGAGCGCGAGGGACTCCCGACTCGGGACCTCGGCGAGAAGGCCGACCGCTTCTTCGTCGGCGTCGCCGACGAAGAAGCGGTCGGGGTCGGCGCGGTCGAGGTCCACGGCGACTCGGGACTCCTCCGGTCGGTCGCGGTCGCGGAGGCCCACCGCGGAGAGGGCGTGGGGACGAGCATCTGCGCCGGACTGGAGGCGCGCGCGGCCGAGACGGGCGTCGAGGAGCTGTACCTGCTGACCACGACCGCATCGGACTTCTTCGACGCGCTCGGGTACGGGGAGGTCCCGCGAGAGTCGGCCCCGTCCGCGATCCGCGAGACGACCGAGTTCGCGGAGCTGTGTCCGGACTCGGCGGTCTGCATGCGGAAGGTCATCGAGTAG
- a CDS encoding TldD/PmbA family protein — protein MTGDRDEDRGELLDAMDWLLTRFEGDDSVAYAEVAGVYREKTDAVITDDGPRNVTAFPETGVWCRVFADGAADYRYTTSLNEESLEDVAARAIRGGEFLAQDDPARFDAYTTHRAVHGGWADEPIHSVDAESKVEAVGEALAATDDLALDRVWVNYADEHAEVTLGTTTGSTVKTTLDRASVTFSLTPEEGPKVSRHAGSTRGAAFLDRLPAVFEDAAADVRSLSAAEPTDSPTGETTVALSPEAAGQLFHHASHQLEADARYMGMSPHSVGDRIGPDGLDIEDTVHAGSWDALAFDAEVRPATPVQLVESGEVARLLHNTASAAEDETYPAGNAVPSLGLDQPPRIHARHLEVAPGDATPGELRESADVYVERFGTPRLRDEFERAQREGEMPPSVLYARDVAEKMPEGEDRWCADLPVAEAYRLDGEERAGRVEGVTLDYGPETLRNVARLGAVRATVTGVCEKHKSRLPYAVTAPGLRLRAALREK, from the coding sequence ATGACCGGCGACCGCGACGAGGACCGCGGGGAACTGCTGGACGCGATGGACTGGCTCCTGACTCGCTTCGAGGGCGACGATTCGGTCGCCTACGCCGAGGTGGCTGGCGTCTACCGCGAGAAGACCGACGCGGTGATCACCGACGACGGCCCCCGGAACGTCACCGCGTTCCCCGAGACGGGCGTGTGGTGTCGGGTCTTCGCCGACGGCGCGGCCGACTACCGGTACACCACGAGCCTCAACGAGGAGAGCCTGGAGGACGTGGCGGCGCGAGCGATTCGGGGCGGGGAGTTCCTCGCGCAGGACGACCCCGCGCGCTTCGACGCCTACACCACCCACCGGGCGGTCCACGGCGGGTGGGCCGACGAGCCGATCCACTCGGTGGACGCCGAGTCGAAGGTCGAGGCGGTCGGCGAGGCCCTCGCCGCGACCGACGACCTCGCGCTCGACCGCGTCTGGGTCAACTACGCCGACGAACACGCGGAGGTGACCCTCGGGACGACGACCGGTAGCACCGTCAAGACGACGCTCGACCGCGCGAGCGTTACCTTCTCGCTCACTCCGGAAGAGGGCCCGAAGGTGAGCCGCCACGCCGGGTCGACCCGGGGAGCGGCGTTCCTCGACCGACTCCCGGCGGTCTTCGAGGACGCCGCCGCCGACGTTCGTTCGCTGTCGGCCGCGGAGCCGACCGACTCGCCCACCGGCGAGACGACCGTCGCGCTGAGTCCCGAGGCGGCCGGACAGCTGTTCCACCACGCCTCCCACCAGCTCGAGGCCGACGCGCGATACATGGGGATGAGTCCCCACTCGGTCGGCGACCGAATCGGTCCCGACGGCCTCGACATCGAGGACACCGTCCACGCGGGGTCGTGGGACGCGCTGGCGTTCGACGCCGAGGTCCGACCCGCGACGCCGGTCCAGTTGGTCGAGAGCGGGGAGGTCGCTCGACTGCTCCACAACACCGCCAGCGCGGCCGAGGACGAGACGTATCCGGCGGGCAACGCGGTCCCGAGCCTCGGCCTCGACCAGCCGCCACGAATCCACGCCCGCCATCTAGAGGTCGCTCCCGGCGACGCCACTCCCGGGGAACTCCGGGAGAGCGCCGACGTGTACGTCGAGCGGTTCGGCACGCCGCGGCTCCGCGACGAGTTCGAGCGCGCCCAGCGCGAGGGCGAGATGCCCCCGAGCGTGCTCTACGCGAGGGACGTGGCCGAGAAGATGCCCGAGGGCGAGGACCGGTGGTGCGCCGACCTGCCGGTCGCGGAGGCCTACCGCCTCGACGGCGAGGAGCGCGCCGGACGCGTCGAGGGCGTGACCCTCGACTACGGCCCCGAGACGCTACGGAACGTCGCCCGACTCGGCGCGGTGCGCGCGACGGTGACCGGCGTCTGCGAGAAGCACAAGTCCCGGCTCCCGTACGCGGTGACGGCTCCCGGACTGCGACTGCGCGCGGCGTTGCGCGAGAAGTAG
- a CDS encoding ABC transporter ATP-binding protein, whose protein sequence is MSYTDDYADEDVLLRVEDLKKHFKVDEGWIASMMNAVSGGGADYVHAVDGVSFELREGETLGLAGESGCGKTTTGMSLVKLHEPTDGDIYYDDKRLSDASDAELKEFRQNAQMIFQDPFESLNPRMTVYDTVAEPLRIHDIRNETARVRRALEFAELEPAEHYFDQYPHELSGGQRQRVAIARALVLDPDFIVADEPVSMLDVSLRAGVLSLLERMTEEFGLSVVYISHDLSLLRHMCDRLAIMYMGKIVEKGPTDQIIEDPQHPYTQSLINAVPVPDPDVGRERVELQGEVGDVIDIPTGCRFKDRCPDYIGEVCDKVVPPLERKADIDGQQAVACHLYESEQGFDPYAQLEGTPAAADTDDGTESAPADD, encoded by the coding sequence ATGAGCTACACCGACGACTACGCCGACGAGGACGTGCTCCTGCGCGTCGAGGACCTCAAGAAGCACTTCAAGGTCGACGAGGGCTGGATCGCGAGCATGATGAACGCGGTCTCCGGGGGCGGGGCCGACTACGTCCACGCCGTCGACGGCGTGAGCTTCGAACTCCGGGAGGGCGAGACGCTCGGGCTCGCGGGCGAGTCCGGCTGCGGGAAGACGACCACCGGGATGTCGCTCGTGAAGCTCCACGAGCCGACCGACGGCGACATCTACTACGACGACAAGCGGCTCTCGGACGCCAGCGACGCCGAGCTCAAGGAGTTCCGCCAGAACGCCCAGATGATCTTCCAGGACCCCTTCGAGAGCCTCAACCCCCGGATGACGGTGTACGACACCGTCGCCGAACCGCTACGCATCCACGACATCCGCAACGAGACCGCGCGGGTCCGGCGCGCGCTGGAGTTCGCCGAGCTCGAACCCGCCGAACACTACTTCGACCAGTACCCCCACGAGCTGTCGGGCGGCCAGCGCCAGCGGGTCGCCATCGCGCGGGCGCTGGTGCTCGACCCCGACTTCATCGTGGCCGACGAGCCGGTGTCGATGCTCGACGTGAGCCTCCGGGCAGGCGTCCTCTCGTTGCTGGAGCGGATGACCGAGGAGTTCGGGCTCTCGGTCGTCTACATCAGCCACGACCTCTCGCTGTTGCGCCACATGTGCGACCGCCTCGCCATCATGTACATGGGCAAGATCGTCGAGAAGGGGCCGACCGACCAGATCATCGAGGACCCCCAGCATCCCTACACCCAGTCGCTCATCAACGCGGTCCCGGTGCCCGACCCCGACGTGGGCCGCGAGCGCGTCGAACTGCAGGGCGAGGTCGGCGACGTCATCGACATCCCGACCGGCTGTCGGTTCAAGGACCGGTGTCCCGACTACATCGGCGAGGTCTGCGATAAGGTGGTCCCGCCGCTCGAACGCAAGGCGGACATCGACGGCCAGCAGGCGGTCGCCTGCCACCTCTACGAGAGCGAGCAGGGCTTCGACCCCTACGCGCAGCTGGAGGGGACCCCCGCGGCGGCCGACACCGACGACGGCACCGAGTCGGCACCGGCCGACGACTGA
- a CDS encoding ABC transporter ATP-binding protein, which produces MSLLEVEDLEVYYETEGGPAQAVDGVSFELEEGENLGIVGESGCGKTTLAKAIIGILPDEGYVNGGKIDFKGEDLTAMSDPERRRLKWEEISMIAQSAMNSLDPVYTIREQIVEAIETHRPGTGRTESERIVTEMFELVGLDPDRADDYPHQFSGGMRQRAMIAMALALDPSLVLADEPTTALDVIMQDQILKRISQIQDEINSSMLVITHDVSVVAETCDRVIVMYAGQIAEEGPVEEIFERPYHPYTIGLKRAFPNIRLSDQDLLSIAGYPPELVDPPSGCRFRDRCPMATERCAEEFPEPHHENGLRSYCHYADEIDEELRPYADDPETWNQTVAAQQTVIEEAGDD; this is translated from the coding sequence ATGAGTCTACTAGAAGTCGAAGACCTCGAAGTGTACTACGAAACCGAGGGCGGGCCCGCTCAGGCGGTCGACGGGGTCTCGTTCGAACTCGAAGAGGGCGAGAACCTCGGCATCGTCGGCGAGTCCGGTTGCGGAAAGACCACCCTCGCGAAGGCCATCATCGGCATCCTGCCCGACGAGGGCTACGTCAACGGCGGGAAGATAGATTTCAAGGGCGAGGACCTCACCGCGATGTCCGACCCCGAGCGCCGACGCCTCAAGTGGGAGGAGATATCGATGATCGCCCAGTCGGCGATGAACAGCCTCGACCCGGTCTACACCATCCGCGAGCAGATCGTCGAGGCCATCGAGACCCACCGACCGGGAACCGGCCGCACCGAGTCCGAGCGAATCGTGACCGAGATGTTCGAACTCGTGGGACTCGACCCCGACCGGGCCGACGACTACCCCCACCAGTTCTCTGGCGGGATGCGCCAGCGCGCGATGATAGCGATGGCGCTCGCGCTCGACCCCTCCCTGGTGCTGGCCGACGAGCCCACGACGGCGCTCGACGTCATCATGCAGGACCAGATTCTCAAGCGCATCAGCCAGATTCAAGACGAGATCAACTCCTCGATGCTGGTCATCACCCACGACGTGAGCGTCGTCGCCGAGACGTGCGACCGCGTCATCGTGATGTACGCCGGGCAGATCGCCGAGGAGGGGCCGGTCGAGGAGATATTCGAGCGGCCGTACCACCCCTACACTATCGGGCTGAAGCGGGCGTTCCCCAACATCCGGCTGTCCGATCAGGACCTGCTGTCCATCGCGGGCTACCCGCCGGAACTGGTCGACCCGCCGTCTGGCTGTCGGTTCCGCGACCGGTGTCCGATGGCGACCGAGAGGTGCGCCGAGGAGTTCCCCGAACCCCACCACGAGAACGGGCTCCGGTCGTACTGCCACTACGCCGACGAGATAGACGAGGAGTTGCGGCCCTACGCCGACGACCCCGAGACGTGGAACCAGACGGTCGCCGCCCAGCAGACGGTCATCGAGGAGGCAGGTGATGACTGA
- a CDS encoding ABC transporter permease, whose amino-acid sequence MAQEESTSSIFTDLDDSTSREEVNKWQRQFRLWRETLGEHWGMLTDELSVKLSMLTVTFFVVVAIFAPYIATHRPLTRQYQTSDELLIEKWADPAILGADSGYILGTTAEGFDIFSQLVYGTRAALMVGLIAAVFTAGIGTMVGLVAGYYGGTVDDFLMRIVDFLYGMPMLPTVIVLVAVLGPSLWNIILALILLQWRSTARVIRSQALSLRERPFVKAAKVSGASDWHIISRHLAPNVLPMSFLYGSFAIAWAILTEAGVSFIGLGDPNTVSWGTMLQASRAYSALQFGAWWWFVPPGVCIGLLVISGFLIGRGYEEITNPKLQ is encoded by the coding sequence ATGGCACAAGAAGAAAGCACGAGTTCGATATTCACGGACCTCGACGACAGCACCTCGCGCGAGGAGGTCAACAAGTGGCAACGGCAGTTCAGACTGTGGCGCGAGACGCTCGGCGAACACTGGGGGATGCTGACCGACGAGCTGTCGGTGAAGCTGTCGATGCTGACGGTGACGTTCTTCGTGGTCGTCGCCATCTTCGCACCCTACATCGCGACCCACCGGCCGCTGACCCGCCAGTACCAGACCTCCGACGAACTGCTCATCGAGAAGTGGGCCGACCCGGCGATACTGGGCGCAGACAGCGGCTACATCCTCGGAACGACGGCCGAGGGGTTCGACATCTTCAGCCAGCTCGTGTACGGCACCCGCGCCGCACTGATGGTCGGCCTCATCGCGGCGGTGTTCACCGCTGGCATCGGCACCATGGTCGGTCTGGTCGCGGGCTACTACGGCGGGACGGTCGACGACTTCCTGATGCGCATCGTCGACTTCCTGTACGGGATGCCCATGCTCCCGACGGTCATCGTGCTGGTCGCGGTGCTCGGGCCGAGCCTCTGGAACATCATCCTCGCGCTCATCCTCCTCCAGTGGCGCTCGACCGCGCGCGTCATCCGGTCGCAGGCGCTCTCGTTGCGCGAGCGACCGTTCGTCAAGGCCGCGAAGGTCTCGGGCGCGAGCGACTGGCACATCATCTCCAGACACCTCGCGCCGAACGTGCTCCCGATGTCGTTCCTCTACGGGTCGTTCGCCATCGCGTGGGCCATCCTCACCGAGGCGGGCGTCTCGTTCATCGGGCTGGGCGACCCCAACACCGTGTCGTGGGGGACGATGCTTCAGGCCTCGCGGGCGTACTCGGCGCTCCAGTTCGGCGCGTGGTGGTGGTTCGTGCCGCCGGGCGTCTGCATCGGCCTGCTCGTGATCAGCGGCTTCCTCATCGGCCGCGGCTACGAGGAAATCACTAACCCCAAATTACAATGA
- a CDS encoding ABC transporter permease, whose amino-acid sequence MGKASFVIRRSLQLVVTFWAVGTVLFMLFRLMPGDPTSFVVSSQMTAEARQQIIASYGLNQPLHIQYIKFLQNAAVLDFGQSFHSNEPVKQVIWTYLPNTLVLMLTAFVIAYIAGITLGVLSGWYRGSRFERSAVITALMARSVPTFWVGLMVLWIFGAGLDVIPMSGMTSAGQGHSGFWDKISSVDFLRHLVAPAAVLAYYYMGYPLLIMRSSMLEVLSEDFIDVCRAKGLKERTIMFKHAARNALLPIVTAAAIALGYAVGGSVLIETVFAWPGIGREMVNAVLRRDFPVAQGTFMVLAATIIILNFIADLAYGYLDPRVTYD is encoded by the coding sequence ATGGGAAAGGCCAGCTTTGTAATTAGACGGTCACTTCAATTAGTTGTAACGTTCTGGGCCGTGGGCACGGTCCTGTTCATGTTGTTCAGGCTGATGCCCGGCGACCCGACGTCGTTCGTCGTCTCCTCGCAGATGACCGCTGAGGCGCGCCAGCAGATAATCGCGAGCTACGGCCTGAATCAGCCGTTGCACATCCAGTACATCAAGTTCCTGCAGAACGCGGCCGTACTGGACTTCGGCCAGTCGTTCCACTCCAACGAGCCCGTCAAGCAGGTCATCTGGACCTACCTCCCGAACACGCTCGTGCTGATGCTCACCGCGTTCGTCATCGCGTACATCGCGGGCATCACGCTGGGCGTGCTCTCGGGCTGGTATCGGGGCTCGCGGTTCGAGCGTAGCGCGGTCATCACCGCGCTGATGGCTCGCAGCGTCCCCACCTTCTGGGTCGGCCTGATGGTGCTGTGGATCTTCGGTGCGGGCCTCGACGTCATCCCGATGAGCGGCATGACCAGCGCCGGGCAGGGCCACTCGGGCTTCTGGGACAAGATTTCGTCGGTGGACTTCCTTCGCCACCTCGTCGCCCCGGCGGCGGTGCTGGCGTACTACTACATGGGGTATCCGTTGCTCATCATGCGCTCCAGCATGCTCGAAGTCCTCTCGGAGGACTTCATCGACGTGTGTCGCGCGAAGGGGCTCAAGGAGCGGACCATCATGTTCAAACACGCCGCGCGAAACGCCCTGTTGCCCATCGTGACCGCGGCGGCCATCGCGCTCGGCTACGCGGTCGGCGGGAGCGTCCTGATCGAGACGGTGTTCGCGTGGCCCGGAATCGGTCGGGAGATGGTGAACGCGGTGCTACGCCGTGACTTCCCCGTCGCGCAGGGGACGTTCATGGTGCTGGCCGCGACCATCATCATCCTGAACTTCATCGCCGACTTGGCGTACGGCTACCTCGACCCGCGGGTGACTTACGACTAG